A stretch of Microtus pennsylvanicus isolate mMicPen1 chromosome 5, mMicPen1.hap1, whole genome shotgun sequence DNA encodes these proteins:
- the Folr2 gene encoding folate receptor beta — MCSQKARTFRQKDMAYKQTPVLLLVCIATTCSARDRADLLNTCMDAKYHKTRPGPEDKLHDQCSPWKENACCSVNTSQEIHKDNSRLYSFNWDHCGKMTPACKRHFIQDTCLYECSPNLGPWIQQVDQSWRKERFLDVPLCKEDCREWWEACRTSFTCKTDWHKGWDWTSGVNKCPASAACRTFQHYFPTPASLCEGLWSHSYKVSNYSRGRGRCIQMWFDPAQGNPNEEVARFYASLVSAGAVPQSVVPLVPSLAPVLSFWLLG; from the exons ATGTGCTCCCAGAAGGCAAGGACATTCAG acagaaagacatggCCTACAAACAGACACCAGTGCTGCTTTTGGTCTGCATAGCCACCACATGCAGTGCCCGGGACAGAGCAGACCTGCTCAACACCTGCATGGATGCCAAGTACCACAAGACAAGGCCGGGCCCGGAAGACAAGCTGCATGACCAG TGTAGTCCATGGAAGGAAAACGCCTGCTGCTCAGTCAACACCAGCCAGGAGATACACAAAGACAACTCCCGTCTGTACAGCTTCAACTGGGATCACTGTGGCAAGATGACCCCTGCCTGCAAGCGGCACTTCATCCAAGATACCTGTCTGTATGAGTGCTCCCCGAACCTGGGGCCTTGGATTCAGCAG GTGGACCAGAGCTGGCGTAAAGAGCGTTTCCTGGATGTTCCCTTGTGCAAAGAGGACTGTCGGGAGTGGTGGGAAGCCTGTCGTACCTCATTTACCTGCAAGACAGACTGGCATAAAGGCTGGGACTGGACCTCAG GCGTTAACAAGTGCCCAGCCTCTGCAGCCTGCCGCACCTTTCAGCACTACTTCCCCACACCAGCCAGCCTGTGTGAGGGTCTCTGGAGCCACTCCTACAAGGTCAGCAACTACAGCCGAGGGAGGGGCCGCTGCATCCAGATGTGGTTCGACCCAGCCCAAGGCAACCCTAACGAGGAGGTGGCGAGGTTCTATGCTTCCCTTGTGTCAGCTGGGGCTGTTCCCCAGTCAGTGGTGCCTCTTGTGCCCAGCCTGGCCCCAGTGCTGTCATTCTGGCTCCTTGGCTGA